TGAAGTTTTCAGTCACAATAAAGTGGGAAACACCCTCCTCCGATCGATCTGAGGGAAATATTGATGTATCAAATGGTAAAAAGAGTTTTCCTAATTCTGGAGGCTGAAcctgatattttttagttgGACAACCAATTATAGTAGGgtgtttttgattaatttgagaagtctcagtGTACAGGATGAAATCAATATAGAATAATTAGTACCCAACgtggtttttaatatattgggtggtccatttaaccaGACAAATCGAAATATTTCGAAGGGGCACCAAACGCGAAACCCCAACTATACCACTTgggggtaactttgaaattaCGTGgggtttttttgaaactttttttaaatttccgacagatggcgctgtaatcgaagaaatatattttacccCGATTTCGGAAGAAAACATCGtatcttttgtttttgttaaagttAGTCTGGTCCAATCTGGTTCAAAGCCAATTATTGGTCTGGTCTCTCATACAGCGCGAAAAAACTTCGTTTCGTTAGCTTGCCGGTAAGTACTTGTATGGATCCAAGGAGGAATTAAAAGTTCGAAAGCAGAAATAATTCTTCATCAAacaattctttattattttgatttatttctaACTTACAATTCGACCTAAGTAAATTAGCTACCCAGTGTAATCACGCATTGTTCCACACGCGCATCTAAGGCTGAGGATACagtcaatttaaaaatcacttttgcGCAATTCATTACgattattttgttactttatGGATTAACTGGAAACCTGCCGATGCACCTGACAATCCCATACTAATACATCTTTAAATGCTGCTTACTGTGCCCTTTTTTGCCATACCCATGATTCACGTACACGACATGCTCGTCAGGTCTATGATCAAATATGTAACTTCTCACCAAGGCAGTTAAACCTGACGTGAATGCTATCTGATTTATCAGCTGAACAAATCCTGCAGCAATGCTGAGTCCTGGTACCACCCAGGGCACTATTCCTGCAAGTGTGAGGGCTGGTGTCAGCACGTACGACATCATTGGTGATTCGGAGGGCATCATGAGCTTCTGAGCTTGATCCATGAGGCCTCTGGCTACTTCAGTCTCATTTCTGATTTTCAGGGATACAGTAAGAATTTTTTGTGTGAGTTTGATGGTCAGGTTTGTAGCAGGGGTGATTGAGAATGAggattgaagaaaaatatcactGGTGGTATTTTTGTTAGTTGATAACGCTCGtacaaataataaacacaAACTAAGAACTAAACCACTCGACAGTCCTTGCATTGTTTCTATCTTGAATTGGCTGCGTTCATGCTAGACTGACACCCTAACCCACTGGTAACCCGGTTCTTCACTTCACCTCTCGCTCTTCCTTGCCGGACGAGAGACGGAATTAGTTGTGGGTTTCTTCGTTAGTcgcaaaatttgatttgacatgaataaggaaaattaaattgttaacaatttataaaatacgGCATTACGTTGCAAAAACGACACTCGTAATACAACAATTTGCTACTGTTATTGGTCCCTAACATTCGTTCGACTCTTTcgctaatattattaaatatttttaataatgataCTGATGCCAATGTAACAAAGAAGCGAATTAATAATCTAGGTAGTAAATTGTGGGTAATTAGGTTAATGAATTCTAGGTTGTCTATTGCTGCTTGCAGACACATGATTTCTATACACGATTATTATGCCAAAACTCTCCTTATTCattattcataatttacaTGATTATTGAGGTATACAACCTACAAATGCCTTTTCCAAAGCTATTTGCTCAGTGGCAAGTTTCCTACCAGAACGACTACAAAATATGTCGCAGGTTTTTATCATCGAATGGACACTGCCCTCTTATGGGCAAATTATAGGTCGTtgattatacaggatgtcaggaaataatgttgaaatattttagggaACGATTCTAGagactaaaataataaaataaattcttataaGCATACTCCgacaattttttcttgaagagGTAAGAGTCCCATAAACGGGGAAGTactgaacatatttttttacaatattttcgaaacgtttacttaattttttcgatcaaattatttaatcgCAAAtcttttttagcaaaaaaggTCCTCTTATTGCATCTCGTTAGGATCAACCGTTTTCCAGAAGTTATTCAGAGTTTCTCCTTTAGGGTTTCTAGCCCCTttaagaagtaatttttggggtatgtttataagaacttttttattattttttattattttaatctctagaACTACATCGCACAATATTTCAACATTATTTACGGACACCCTTTACGTTTCCGATTATCATTCGCGAAACTAAATCTTAGAAGCCTAACTTAAGCGATTCTAGATGGATAACTGCTTTGACTTAATTGAGCACTGTATGGCTTTCCACCGAGATAGTATTGATGTTCTGGATATTGCGCAGCAGAAGGATCAACCACAGTTTTTCCCGTCGCATCACTTCTTTCCAGGACATTTACGTGATGGAAATATGGAGAAGGGGCGATGTAGGGCAAGCTTGCTGGTGGCCTTCTCGCCTCTTGGAGTCTTGCCAGAACGTTGCTCAGTCCCACAATCAAAAGGAGGAATCCAATGAAACCTACACATCGATAACAATAAGTGGGTTAAAAATTTCTGTCGTGTGGTACTTCGAAATCCTCTTGAACTAGATCAATGGGATGCAATGACGGTCAGACGCAAACTGGGTTACTAACAAATGCGTAACTAAATTAGCGGTTTTAGATCATCTAGACGTTACGGTTCTGACTAATTGTAAACccaaaaaaaatggaaattgtcCTGTTTTTCGTGGTTCAAAGCTGTTCGTTCTACTTTTCAGGAGAGACAACTTTATGGTCAAAGTCACTCGCATTTTCAAGAGATTTTGTACAAATAGCAACAATTGTAGGGGAAAAGTAATAGCTTTCTTACCGTTATTGACGGTTGCAATGGTCACCAAAATTAACAAGGTAAATGCGACTCCTAGTTTGAAGAAAATGGCAGGAAGTATTATCATGAATCGTTTCATCGTATGATGAACCAGAGTGCGGCCTGCAAAAGAGATTTACCATTAAAATGTACAGTAAGTTGCAGTCATAACTCGGCAATCTCAAGcagaaaacaacaattttttgtttggtgAAATGGAGTAGCCAGCCCGGTCACCTGTTTTAAATCCATGCgactttttcctttggggccatttaaaaaatcaagtttatGAAGGTCAGccaaaaaacgtaaataatgtCGGTGTAATGCAATCAATTAAGTAAGACTCTCATCTTCAGGAGAGATGATCATTCAAGAACAGCACTGTGCTGTTGTGAAGTGCAGGgccgtatttaaaaaactaaacttGGGCTTCGTTGGAATTTTATGGGATAAGAAAGGTTAAGGCAATCGAAAAGCAACAACAAATTAGCCTTGTAACTTttatttcatacatttttttataaaaaaaatcattaaaaaaattattgctgttATTCCGTATATGTACATGGCGGACTTTCTATGCACACTTACAAATGTTAGAATCACATCtttgtatttttatcaataaattttttgaaagtaaaaagcgcgttgtttttaaaaattctcactTTGCGAGGAAGAGGcacaaataaaaccaaaatcaaaatttttcccaaatttggaaaattttttttgaggcTCTGGCTGGGTCTCCAAAATTTTTACAGAGGGATAAAGCGATACCTATATAGGCAATTATACCCTGTAAATTCTGGTTCATAAATGTTCGAAAATATACAAAGCGTTGCgtttaataacttttattttgtgGTAGAAGAAAaagccataaaaaaaattaatttttaccaagtcgaaaaaacaaaagaaagaaaCACGTTCCCATTGATTTTCTGAATGTTCAATGGCAAAAAACTTAccattgaaaatgtaaaaacaaatgtgtaaaaatttgtattattgcAAACGAAGTTCATTTTCTCCGGCCATTTGGAATTCCAGAATTGATAGAAATAGGTGGCTGACAGTGAccgagaaataaaaattttagggtATTCCTGGAGGGTACCTAAAGGCTGCGATTTCTGATTTTTAAGAACTTCCGTTGTCAACGTGTCGATTAATAGGTAAATGGATACGTACCCTCTTCCATCATTCGTCCAATAAATTTCTCCGAACTTGCATTACTTGCCAAAATCCAATCACTGTTCTTACTTTCTTTTCCACTGCACATAAATACGAACTGAAGTATAATCATGCTCATAAAGCATACCTTAATCGGCGCCATTATATTCTCTTTTCCTATGGGGGCGACCTTACTCCTAAGCTATTAAGtttgataatgaaaattctcACTTAAGAAGtcaaatttgtttcatttttggaCATGGTTTTAGCATATTTGTCACGTAGCACATACAATGGCATGTTGAATTCTTTGGGAAACGGTACAGATATAGTACTCAATTTTTGGCAGTAAGTACCCGCATATATTGTTACTTTCGTGTTTGTTTCTAAAATTGGGTCAAATTAGTAGAGGATTTTGCTTGTTATTGAAATTGATTCATGTAGGTACGAGTGATTTTTAACCCTGATTTTATTTGTTACCATTGTCTCATACTGGGAAATTTTGGTCCGTACGcacctgttttttttggagttAATAGCGTCACGTAATGATTTGTCTCTGCATTTACATTGTCAAACTGCAAAATTCTCTTATAGTAGAGTGCACAGCAAGTAATATCGTGGACTTCGGAGGAGAGAGGGATTGCAAGGACAAGGAAACCGATTCTACGCGTAGATGAGTGATATGGCAAGAGACACTGAGAGTTGGACTACTTCCTCACGTGGACGTTGACTGGACATGGTTGTTTAAGCAGTACCTGGCATAAGACAGACAAGAATCTTGAGCTGTAATCGTAATACGTCCAGGTCCTGGGTGTAACTCGGGGGTTCAGTTTTTCTAAAGGGCTGGCATAATTGTCTGATAACCCTTCGGAAAAAACCCATGTGGTCAGGTACGTCAATTTGTCTCAAACTAGCTTGAACAAGACCTATCCAAGTTAAATGTTGTCATTCTCTGGCAAAACGCGGCATTGTCAAGGCACCTGCTAAACGCCAGCTAGCATCGAAGGAATGAATTACTTATTGAAATTACTTGTTAGCGGattcatgattttttaaaaccatcTTTAGAGTACATTTACACTACCAATCtcttaaaaaacataataaatatctACATTAATATAACATTGCACTCGTCTCCTCTAGAATCATGCATATCCGACGTGAACGTTATGACTATAAAGGTGCCCCTGTTGGTCTTCCATTCTACTCCTGAGCAAATTCACTAATCCGAATAGAATCGCCAACTTCCCAAGGAAAATGCTTTGGATCAGTAAGAATTTCATCCCTAAGAGCACCATCGGCAGGAAGGTTGTTTGGATCAGAAAAGGGGTGGCTAACATTGGAATCACCCTGGAGAGAATACTGTCATCTTGGTGTTTCCTCCTTGTCTGGGCTTCTACAACAAAGAAGTTTGGAGAATTTTGATAGGATGTTTCTCAAGCTTACCCTCAAATCGTGGATCCTGCAAATCTTTCCGCGGTGCATGATGTGGTCGGAGATGGGTGGTGCAGTTATTCAATTTTCGGTGCAAAACACTTAGAGGTCTGCTGGAACCTTCTTCGCAACAAATGTCTTCGATAATCATCAAAATTACACAGAACTTTATTAGACAATAACCGGCATTTTCCATTACTGCAATGCGTTGATTCTAGCTCATTAGCTTGAGCTTGACACTACATTTGCGGCGAAAGGAGACAGGCGGCATACTGAAGACATGGTATCATTTTAAACAAGCTCAACAGCTGCAGTATTATGGTATTATTTATAGGAGCTCGTGGTTAGATGAAGATGGTAGCAATTCCGGTTGTGCGTGAGGCCTTTaagtacttaaaaatatttgtggtCACCGAGATTTTGGAGAGCCCTCTGGTATAAGCACTATTTGGGGTCCATTGCAGCAACTCCCCTGTGGTTTCTTAATATGTCGTGTCAATGAGGGTttatacaattttcttttactaAAGTCAACAATTTCGTTGGCTTTTACGAGATTCTAAGTGAAGAAAATTCCTCGACTTTGACCGTTGGCTACTCTCGGTCCTTCCTGACCATTACTATAATTGCCTACATACTACTAGTATTAAGATTGAATCGACCTAGATTTTCGCAATGGACAAAACCAGATTGCATAggtgtttgtttaaaattaggtCACATACAAGAACAAAACACTtcgatgaaagtaaatttacaCCGATGGTCAAGCGAAGGAATAGGGGAACGGTGGGTAGTATGGGCCGATCGGTCTTTCATCGATTCTCGGGTACTTGGACGTATTGTTAGCCGATTTAATATTTACTCGAACGCCTTATGATTTATATTATCTGATTATTCCCGTCTTTCACAATTCGCTGGTTCTTCTGTTTGTCGGCTACTGCCGTTCTTACCACTTTTCCCTGCGAAGAGCACGAAAAGCGTAATTCCTTGGGTGTAAACCAGTTTAGATGTCGAGCAAGACCGCAGTAGATCGCTTACAACTCTTCATTCTAGCTTCCcacattaatattattttattgtaaataacaTGTGAGCAGAACATTAGAAGTGAAAAAACTTGTGATGGTGAATAGTGTCACAAGCCTAACAGTCCCCATTGATTACGTCTTTTTGATAGGGCTAACATTGTTTATTGTACAATTAACTGGTTGTTTCGGGGGAGATACAggtgaattgaaaaaaatcgcagATGCCAGTGTCACGGTGAATACAATGGGGGATGAAAGTGAAATGGACGGTAAAGGTATGTGGCCATTCTCATAAGCATGTCTTGCAGTGCGTTGCATATAcctcataaaaaatcaattatgtcGTTTTAGGactcgaaaatatttaatgagatTAAAATTCTCTAGAATTTCTAGTGGAAAAaaaccacattttttttcttcttttacaGAGCTCTCCAAGATGCACAAAGATCCCAATCAAGTAGGAGGAATGATGCAACGACTCCTACCGCTGCTAGTAATACCGTTCCTGATCTCCTCTGCTATAATCCCAGGGATGCTCATAtccatcaaaattttactagTTAAAGGCCTCTTTACCGGGGTTATCGCAGGAGTAATTAtgattctgaacatatttcgtGGCCGCATAAATGGAGGAGGAGTGTTCAATCATTATACATCAGATCTGAACCAGGAGCACTATGGATATCAGGGATACGAGGAACCTGGGGCGTATATTAATCGAAGGCGGAGAAGACTCGTGATGCAGTAAAAGTAGtagtttttttatgtatatgaTAAGTATATTTACAACTTACTTATTACTTAAATTTAGCATGCGCTTTTTGTGTGAAAAATAGAGCAAATCTAACGGTACTAAAtatcagaaataaatattaaaaaaataattatatttacaaattgATATTATCGcacaatacaaaatttaataacaaaaatgttcCTCCACCTCTTCAGAGCACATGTCGCACTTGACTGCGCAGCACCAGTCAAATTTGCAGTTGCACCTCTTCGTcaccattttcttttctttcttgaTTTTATGACCACATTGTTTGCACAAAACCTTGCAGCTCCTTTTCTCTGTGCGTGTAGTTTCATTATCTTTTCTTTTAGAGCAGGTTCGATCTTTCGTCCCTGGTCGGTCTAAAAATGATTTCGCAAACGTATACTGtgtgattaaaataaaatagcacGCAAGATCGGCCCATCGAAAACACTTCACCAGAGTTTTGCGTCTTATGATGTGGAAAACACGAAAACGTTCGGACTGGtcgattttaatttcaaggggTCATATTTCTTTGGTGTTATCAATTTTTCCAGGTTTAACTTCGAAACAAGGGTCGGCTTTCGTCCTGAAATTCTGAAATGGAAAGGGCATTTTTCGAcctacttattaaaaatatttcgtgtCAGTTTTTCACATTCTTAAGATAGCATCGCTTTTAAAccttaatttctcaaaaatggataatccaaaattaaaaaataacatgacaTTCAAAAGCCAATTGAATGACCTTTAAAATGGTACATCACTTGCACCCCTTTCCTTGGTTAAGAATTTTAGGATGAAAGTCACCCTCGTTTAGAGGTGAAACCGGGGAAAATgattatatcaaaaaaaatatgacccTCTCGACATTAAAGTTGACGAATCCCggcattttcatattttcttcaTCATAAGATGGAAAGTTTGGGCGAGTCTTCATAAAATagcataaattaaattttgtttataacatTTAACTCGGTTTACTTTGGCCAATGCCCAAATTGTTACTTACTATTCGACGGGTCTGCTATGCAATAATTCGGACTCTCGTCCAAGAAGACTAGCACTGAGGAGTCTATCTGCTTCCTCTCCTTCCTTCTGTTCTTAACAGTATTGACCACTGCTAAGGAATTTGCTACAAATTCGTATGTGACTCTCTTCGCTTTCTTGTAGCGCTCCTTCAGTTTTTTAGCGATGTCTTGGAAATCCGCTTGCTGCAGCCAACAAGTTTGGAGCGAGCAACTTCCGGATGTCCCATGGCAGCGGCACTTCTTCTTCATAGTTTGTTTAACGatctaataaagttttatagtTTTAAAGAGTTTCAAAGAAGGTCTAGAATATCACTTCTCTCCCGATTTTATAATTGTGAGTATCAATGTATGTAGAAACGTTGGGATTTCTATCCAGTGGCACCTCCAGCAGTCCCTCGGCGACGAGCCCTCCGAAGGAGGTATCATCGGAGCAACCACCCCAAGACCATTTTATCGGCTTTGAAGTAGCCTGTCTCTTAGCTAAAGAATTGGATTGGTCGACTTTGTTGTATTCTTCATAGTATTGCGGGGCTTCTAGGGGGTAGTTGAGGTTGCAACCGCAGTCTGCAAGTTCGCCTGCgcaatgcaaaaaaaaagctATTAATAAAGCCCATAAAGTATAGTTAAATTGGCTCTGGTCTGGCCTTCGGCCCTCAGATTGAGATTCTTTGAATAACAGTCTGGCCCTTTGATACAGTTCCGGCCTGTGACAAACCCAAACTGAGAGAATTGCGAACGGTCGTGTAAATTGCTGAACCTAATTATATTAGGGCACAGAGCACCCATGAATGGCaccaatatattttttgaccaTGTAAAGAGTGTTTGTATTTTACGACCCTCTAAACTACCGAACATTCTGTGAtcataaataactaaaattcGTCTACCTTTAGAACAGTTTTTTGTTACGGCATGTACGATTCCAGCCGCAATGATCGCTTTCACAAAGGCGGTTTCTCTACTGGTAACGTGATTAGTGtttctaaaaagaaaaaaataattacacttTCATATCgccgttttttgtttttttaattatacgcAATATCAACTTTACTTTACCTTTTATACTAATTACTTTTTTGTATTCAATCTTTAACACTATCCGGAATATCTTAAATTTGTCAAAGAAGAAAACAGCAGTTCTCGTACGACATTTCGAGTACCCTGTGTTTCGAATCAATTAAACATCCTACCTTTCAAATTCCTCACGAGGGCAGTTCCACCGATCCCATTTGAATTGGTTTTGGCAATGTTCTATGGCCAGTTCCATTCCAGTTTTCACGCTGTTCATAAGGGCAATGTCTGAAGTGTTGGGCAACTGAAAATAACAGGACGGACAGTGAGTTTCTGTAATTTCATCCccaaaagagaaaaaagttgGGGGTGGGCAAATCTGGAACTTCCTGCAGGGTGAGAGTTGCGTGAAGGAGGGTGAGCAGGTCTTttcacatttgaaaaaattactctcCGTAAGCTGTATGAAGAGAACAGAACTTATTTAAGATTGGAGTTTTGACCCGAAGAATCTTGGAGGAAGTTTTGGGACTTTAAGTGTAGCGCACGCGTAAAGAGACATTAAATGTATCAATATCTAGAGAGGATTGTaggaaaattcaccaaacaaCTTAACATTTTCTGAACCTCtaaaaaaaccacaaaatgaCAAGTTTTGGTGCATTTGTACGGTACGGGGTGGCAATAATCAAAACGATTCTACAGAACTAGtgtggattggtcgtggttcTCTAACCACTGCCCGATATATTACGGATATTTTCGAACCTCCTATAACTCCTTTCACCCCATTTGCGGGCCCTCGGTTTTCATTAATGCATAACCGCATGTCGCTGGAGTTGTTCAAGAGTTTCTGCataaagttgaaattaaaaccACGGACTGGCCTGCAAGAAGTCTTGACATGGATCCTATAGAACATAGTATGTACGCCATGCATGAAAGATGGCCGAGAAAGCAGCAACAGTTACGGGGTGGTCCACTTTTTTTATAGCAGGATTTTAACGGTCGatagaaaaacttattttaagaagaaaacttCGTATTAACGTAGTCCCATAAACGCTAGGTTTCAAGGATACTGGGTGTTCTAAAACTTAAACACATTTTCGATTATTCTTTACAATGTTCCAACCTCTGGAGatatttaaactaaatttgGCCTACAGCATTACATTGTACgctaaatattattattataacatATTATGTATCGAAATGCACATGTTGGAGTGGCGCAATATTGCGGAAGTTCCGCTGATTTTAAGAATAATGGGTTGGTTCCAACTTGATGGTTGTTcagatcatttttattgaaatgcgAGGAATTGGTTGGATCATAATTTTCCGGAAAGATGAATTAGACAAAGGAGGCCTGTCGCATAGCCTCCACGCTTCCCCGATCTAACCCCGTCGGACTTTTTTGtttgggaatttttaaaagaacagGCGTATGCTACTCCTGTGGATACAAAGAAAGAGCTTATTGCCCGCTTTAGAGATGCGTGCACTGTATTGAGAAATCATAATTTCGTTCGTGCTCAACAAAATGGTTGATATTTTGAATACCTACTTAATACTAAATTaagtgaatttttgtttttcacttttaattatGCAATACGTATCCTTGATAATAATGAACTTTACCGTTTACataagcaatattttcaattaaaactatgttcaatctaataaaaagtacaaatttattgcgaaCCGGAGCCAGATACGAAAATGTGGCAGGAGACATTTTTCGCAGAGAATGAATTAttcattcagaaaaaaaaaacatgatattAGACAGGACCgtattagtaatttattgaattttatggtAGTAAAACCCCACAACTCCGGCCTGGTTGCTTGTGAGCTGTGATATACCGAATACGGCGGCTTACAGTGTTATGCTGTACACCAAACTTGGATTAAATGTCTCCAGGGCTTAGagtattgtaaaaaataatcagaaaTGCTTTTAAGTTTTCAACGTTCAACACAATGTCAAAATTTAGCCAAATTcacaagtaaaaaaatcccaCATGATGCGCACTTCGCGGGCGACCCTGGATAATGATTACCAATGATGTTCGGcccatttgtttatttattgcaactgcgatttgaaaaaacaacataaagctgatttttaaattttaaacataactGTCGCAAAGACGACTGACCAAACGGCAAcaagtta
The sequence above is drawn from the Euwallacea fornicatus isolate EFF26 chromosome 38, ASM4011564v1, whole genome shotgun sequence genome and encodes:
- the LOC136349543 gene encoding protein Wnt-8a-like, producing the protein MNSVKTGMELAIEHCQNQFKWDRWNCPREEFERNTNHVTSRETAFVKAIIAAGIVHAVTKNCSKGELADCGCNLNYPLEAPQYYEEYNKVDQSNSLAKRQATSKPIKWSWGGCSDDTSFGGLVAEGLLEVPLDRNPNVSTYIDTHNYKIGREIVKQTMKKKCRCHGTSGSCSLQTCWLQQADFQDIAKKLKERYKKAKRVTYEFVANSLAVVNTVKNRRKERKQIDSSVLVFLDESPNYCIADPSNNRPGTKDRTCSKRKDNETTRTEKRSCKVLCKQCGHKIKKEKKMVTKRCNCKFDWCCAVKCDMCSEEVEEHFCY
- the Osi22 gene encoding uncharacterized protein Osi22 codes for the protein MVNSVTSLTVPIDYVFLIGLTLFIVQLTGCFGGDTGELKKIADASVTVNTMGDESEMDGKELSKMHKDPNQVGGMMQRLLPLLVIPFLISSAIIPGMLISIKILLVKGLFTGVIAGVIMILNIFRGRINGGGVFNHYTSDLNQEHYGYQGYEEPGAYINRRRRRLVMQ
- the LOC136349491 gene encoding uncharacterized protein codes for the protein MAPIKVCFMSMIILQFVFMCSGKESKNSDWILASNASSEKFIGRMMEEGRTLVHHTMKRFMIILPAIFFKLGVAFTLLILVTIATVNNGFIGFLLLIVGLSNVLARLQEARRPPASLPYIAPSPYFHHVNVLERSDATGKTVVDPSAAQYPEHQYYLGGKPYSAQLSQSSYPSRIA